A window of Cynocephalus volans isolate mCynVol1 chromosome 3, mCynVol1.pri, whole genome shotgun sequence genomic DNA:
GGAGGTGGACCGCATGGAACTGGCAGTGGAGGCCGTGCTCCAGCCACCCCAGGACAGCCCAGCTGGGCCCAGCCTGGACAGCACCCTCCAGCAGCTGGCCCTCCACTTCCTGGGAGGAGGCATGAATTCAGTGGCAGGAGGTGCCCCCCTACTGGGGCCAGGTGAGAAGCTTCAGAGACCTGGGTGGAGGTGCTCACCAGCTTGGTGCTCAGCTTGGTGTCTTGGCACAGACTTTGCTGCTTGCTCCTGTAACCAAGCACCTCTGTGCAGTGGACACCCTGCCCGGCTGTTTGGCCAATGCTGATTCTAGAGCTGTGCAGAGCTAAGGCAGTGAGTGGAGCCCAGGTAGCTGTGAGTGTGTACAGGCCTTTGgcagcctccatgggaggaggtGACAGCACTAGAAGGGTAGCTGGAAAGAGAATTTTATACCTGAGGCTGGAGTAGCTTAGAAATGTTTGAGGGTTTAAGCTGAAAACTCAGGGTCAGCTTCTTAGCAGAGGAGGAAGTTGAACAGAGGCCTGAAGGGAATATAGGAGGAAACTGCCACAAAAGGTGCAGAGTCCACAGTGACCCTAACCTTGGCAACACATTCActctttttctctgcctccctccccaacccTGTTGGCCATCCCCAGCAGACACCTTGGAGATGGTGAGCGAAGTTGAGCTGCCTGCCCCTCATGTTGGTGCTGGGCCCAGCCCAAAGCAGCCTGTGGCTGAGGGGCTGCTGACTGCTCTGCAGCCCTTCCTGTCTGAGGCCCTGGTCAGCCAAGTCGGGGCCTGCTACCAGTTCAATGTCATCCTTCCCAGTGGCACCCAGAGCATCTACTTCCTGGACCTCACTACAGGTGCGACTCTCTCCCTGCCCTCTCCTTCCCACCCAGGTTGCTTGAACTCCCCCCGCCACCCATGGTTGTTTGTTAGACTGTGCCTTGCTCCTGTCAGCAGTTTGGGGTGAACCCACTGTAGTCAGGGGCTCAAACATCATTTCCAGATGATGATTATCCAGGCCTGGGTCTCTCTCCCATCAGCAGGACAGCTCAGATAACTGGGCTTCCAATTCCAAGAGCCCTGCACATGTTACAGGTCCagcatgtgccaggctctgtgctgagtGCATTTTGTGCATTATCTCACTTACTTTCACCATGAGCCTGTGATTCAGAGGTTATCGTCATCCCCGTTTCacagatttggaaactggggctcCAAGTGGTCACACAGCCAATAAGACTAGAACCCAGGGTATTACAACCTGAACTCTTAACCAGTACTCTCCACTCTTCCCAATGGGAcatgctcaccctcttcccccgtAGCTATCCCTCTACTGATACTCAGTTTTCTTTCCCCACACAGGGCAAGGAAGAGTGGGACATGGGGTGCCTGATGGCATCCCCGACGTGGTGGTGGATATGACAGAGGAAGACCTCCAGGCCCTGTTATGCAGAGAGCTTCGGCCCCTGGGGGCCTACATGAGTGGGCGGCTGAAGGTGAAGGGTGACTTGGCTGTGGCCATGAAGCTGGAGGCTGTCCTCAGGGCCCTGAAGTAACAGCCTTGGCTGACCATTCACAGTCTAACCCCATGCCTGGCACCAAGCCAGGGGGGGGCCTCTTGGAGGAAGAGACATTGGCCTGCACTATGGAGAGTTGAGACCCTAAGAAGTTTCAGGCCCAGCCAGGAGCCCATGGATGGAGGCTGAAAGATGCTGGAGGCCGGGAGAGGCAGAGTCAGGCTGCCCTGCACTTCTCACCTGTTGTGGTTCTCTGGACAAGCCTTTGCCCATGTCTGTCTTCAGCTGAGTGCCCAGCCCTGGGCGCCCAGCCCTGAGCTGGGTACACAGTGTGGTGACAGCAAGAGAAGGCTGAAACTGCTGTCTACCTGACTGACAAGAGAGGCAGGACCCACAGACACAGCCTGCCAACAGTTGCTTTGGTCCCCGTGATTCAGACTCAAAGCTCCAGGGGTGGATCAgagagggtggggaagggagaaggaaggcaGCCTTCAAGAAGAGGGATCTGGGAATCTGGCTGCCttcctggggggtgggagagggcagCATGGGAAAGACCAGGCCTGCTGCTCCCTGTCCCTACTCCTGGGGACATCTTGACTCATGTGCCAGCTCTATCTTGCATGCCAGAGGAGCTGGGGCCTAGGGCAGCATGAAGGAGAGCCCTGCCATTCGTACTTCTTTCCAGAGGTTTGAAAACCGTGGACAAATAAATGTGGTGTTTGCAATGCATAGGAGAGAAGAAGCAAAATGGGGGCCATGGAATGGGGTGCTCTAGGAGGGTCCACCAAGGGAAGCCCCTGCTGCTGGCCCAGGCAGGGACCAAGGCCCTGGAGGCTGACACAAGCCCTTGCaatatttgaagttttctttcttcctgagtGTCTCAAAGCCCTTGGGGATCAGTGGTGGGcagggtgggaactctctgttcCTCTTTATAGTTGTTTTGCCAGGAAAGAAAGGCATGGGCCTGCCAGAGCTGGTCCTGCAAATGTATTAACTTAATGAGGGGCAGAGTGGGAGGCTCATATCACATTCAAGAGAGGAGTTGGGGCCACTCTCAGCCTCCCCTCCTACCACACCTGAGGTCACTCTTTCTCCACTGGCTGAAAGGAAGGAAACTGGCATCCAGGCCTGGCCCCAGGCCCATCCCCAGGAGCTCAGCTGAGCTTTCTGCTCCCAAACCCCAGGACCCGAGACAAGGAGCCTCTGATTTCTCCAGTGCTAAAAACAAATATTGCTTCGTGGAGAGACTTGCAGGGAGGCACAAAAGTCAGAGCCTCCCCTTTGAAGAACACCCCGCAGCTCATCCTCCGACACCAGGCCTTTCCTCCTCAGGGCTCTCTCCCCTTTCTTGGCACCAGGCTCTGTCCAGTTCACCCCCTGTCCCTGTCAGTGCCAGACGCTGCCTTGTCCCTCCTGTAAATCCTCTGTGTCGCCCGAAGCATCTTCCTAAAGCTCCGCACAGTCCCTGCCTCCTCACCATCCACCGGGGTTCAGATTTCAGCCCTAGGGCCCTCCCTAGAGCCCCAGCCTGCTGTACCTGCTGCTGCCCCTCTCCCTCACCTGGAGGCCTCTCCTGGGCCTTCCCAGGGCTTTTTTTGGGTTAGGGGGAGGAGTGCGGAAAGGACTGTCTGTTCAAAAGCTTTCCTTCCAATCCCCATGGCCACATTACTGCCCCTCCTGAGGCCTAGTGAGAAATGGTCCTCTATGCTGTCACCTGGGCTCCCCTCCACTTCGCACTGTCATTGCATCCATTTCCCACTGTCTGAGTTACTGTTCTTCACATACGTGCCTGCCCTCCccactggactgtgaacttcatgCAGAGAGATTCATCTGTGGAGTCCCTCCATTGCTACTTACACAAAGTGCAAGTGGGAAAAACTCCAGGCATCTTCCCCATGAAAgctggcactgctccttggtagGAGGGGGAGGGCGGCAGCAGCAAAAATGAGATTGTAAGTAGGGAAAACTGAAACTCCTCAGATTTCATTTGTGGCCTGGGAAGATCAACATAACAGTTAGGGGAAACAAACTTTTCTGGATGTCTGTGTGGGTGGAGAGCAAGGCCTGCCATCAGCCATTAATACCCTACCCTGTGGAGGGGAGCTCATTCCTTGGCAAGGCCGACATTCCAGGAATCGGAGCCCCTGGGTTCAAGGGCCCCCAGGCTATAGAGGACTGAGGAGACCTTGCAGTCCATAGGGGAGGGAGGATGAGGGCTATCTAAAGAGTCgggtgtggggagaggaagggTGTGTGtcgatcagggaaggcttcctggaggaggtgaggttCTCCACATTGCAGCTGCAGCTACATGGGTGATGAGAAGAGATGCAGAAAGCCATTCAGCAGAGGGGAAGTCCCTGCAATGGCATAGGAAGGGGCAGCCGAGCAACTCCAACTCGGGGAACTAAAACCTAAAGTATGAGGGATTTGGGGGACATGGGATAGAAATAGCAACAATTACTGTGAGCCAAATACGTCCTTGTTCTGGACTAGATActtcctataatttttttctctagataCCCTGGTGAATAATGATAATGGTTATATTATGCTAGTCgatatattaatatatactgTAAtgtattttgatgttatttttaagtAAGTGAATTTTGAATAGCTAATACATCCATATGgttcaaaaaatttaaagattaagGCATACTATGAAAATTCTCTCTCATATACTCCTGGCTCTATCCACATATATCCCACACCTTCCTCTCTTTCTATTAGTTTCTTGGTTattcttccagaattttttttttttcaaacacacGTACAAGAAACCCCAAAAATATTTCCTCTGGGTTTTTGTTATTGCCgttgttgttgttaaataaattgaaacataggAAACACAATGTTGCTTTGTTCACTTAACAAGATCCCTAGAGGATCTTTCCGTATTAGCACACAAAGACTTTCCCCATTCTTCTTTGTGGTTACATAGAATTCCATTGTTTGGATGCTTCATAACTTATTTAACCTGCCCTGTATTGATTGATGTTTAGATTCTCTCTTGTGTTTTACTACGTTAAACACTGTTGCAGTGAATAACCTTTAATATGTGCTATTTCACCTGTGGTTGAGCTTCTCTGTCAGATAAAATATTAGAAGCGGAATTGCTGGGCCAAAGCATttgtaatttaataaataaaagtgccAAAGTGACTTTTTTAAGGACTAAACCAGTTTACAATCCCATCATCAGTGACtgagaatgttttgttttttccttatagCAATACCAACACAGTGTGTTATTAAACTTTTGgattttctggattttttatttatttatttttttagtgaccggtaaggggatcgtaacccttggcttggtgtcgtctgcaccgcactcagccagtgagcacaccggccattcctatataggatctgaacccgtggcctcggcgctcccagcccctcactctcccgagtgagccacggggtcggccctttctggattttttttgaGTCTGGTAAGTGAAAAATTgcat
This region includes:
- the STOML1 gene encoding stomatin-like protein 1 isoform X4, with the protein product MITFPVSGWFALKIVPTYERMIVFRLGRIRTPQGPGMVLLLPFIDSFQRVDLRTRAFSVPPCKLASKDGAVLSVGADVQFRIWDPVLSVMTVKDLNTATRMTAQNAMTKALLKRPLREIQMEKLKISEQLLLEINDVTRAWGLEVDRMELAVEAVLQPPQDSPAGPSLDSTLQQLALHFLGGGMNSVAGGAPLLGPADTLEMVSEVELPAPHVGAGPSPKQPVAEGLLTALQPFLSEALVSQVGACYQFNVILPSGTQSIYFLDLTTGQGRVGHGVPDGIPDVVVDMTEEDLQALLCRELRPLGAYMSGRLKVKGDLAVAMKLEAVLRALK
- the STOML1 gene encoding stomatin-like protein 1 isoform X3; this translates as MIVFRLGRIRTPQGPGMVLLLPFIDSFQRVDLRTRAFSVPPCKLASKDGAVLSVGADVQFRIWDPVLSVMTVKDLNTATRMTAQNAMTKALLKRPLREIQMEKLKISEQLLLEINDVTRAWGLEVDRMELAVEAVLQPPQDSPAGPSLDSTLQQLALHFLGGGMNSVAGGAPLLGPADTLEMVSEVELPAPHVGAGPSPKQPVAEGLLTALQPFLSEALVSQVGACYQFNVILPSGTQSIYFLDLTTGQGRVGHGVPDGIPDVVVDMTEEDLQALLCRELRPLGAYMSGRLKVKGDLAVAMKLEAVLRALK